The Gordonia sp. KTR9 genome contains a region encoding:
- the purD gene encoding phosphoribosylamine--glycine ligase, which yields MRVLVIGSGGREHALLIGLRNDPAVTDLHVAPGNAGTSSIATNHPVDAVSGDAVVALAREIDADLVVIGPEVPLVLGVADALRADGIATFGPSAQAAQIEGSKAFAKDVMAAAGVKTAHAEIVDNPARLDAALDRFGPTWVVKDDGLAAGKGVVVTENRVIARDHAAECLESGHPVLLESFLDGPEVSLFCLVDGETVVPLLPAQDHKRVGDNDAGPNTGGMGAYTPLPWLPAEMTARIVDEVVKPVAAEMVRRGIPFSGLLYAGLAIGSDGPAVVEFNCRFGDPETQAVLALLESPLGQALHATATGTLADLPPLQWRDGAAVTVVVAAENYPGKPRTGDIITGADADGVLHAGTALNDDGAVVSSGGRVLAVVGTGADLAEAREQAYARIANIKLPGSHFRSDIGRNALEGRIGI from the coding sequence GTGCGCGTACTCGTGATCGGCTCGGGCGGCCGCGAACATGCCCTCCTCATCGGTCTCCGGAACGATCCGGCGGTCACCGACCTGCACGTCGCCCCCGGTAACGCCGGCACCTCGTCGATCGCCACGAACCATCCCGTCGACGCCGTCTCCGGCGACGCCGTCGTCGCCCTGGCGCGTGAGATCGACGCCGACCTCGTGGTCATCGGTCCCGAGGTGCCCCTGGTCCTCGGCGTTGCCGACGCACTGCGCGCCGACGGGATCGCCACCTTCGGCCCGAGTGCGCAGGCCGCACAGATCGAGGGGTCCAAGGCGTTCGCCAAGGACGTGATGGCGGCTGCGGGGGTCAAAACCGCCCACGCGGAGATCGTCGACAACCCTGCTCGGCTCGACGCCGCTCTCGATCGTTTCGGACCCACGTGGGTCGTCAAGGACGACGGCCTCGCGGCCGGCAAGGGCGTCGTCGTCACCGAAAACCGCGTCATCGCCCGCGACCACGCCGCCGAGTGCCTGGAGAGCGGGCACCCGGTTCTCCTGGAGAGCTTCCTCGACGGGCCGGAGGTGTCGCTGTTCTGCCTCGTCGACGGCGAGACCGTGGTGCCGTTGCTCCCCGCGCAGGACCACAAGCGGGTCGGCGACAACGACGCCGGACCGAACACCGGCGGCATGGGCGCCTACACGCCGCTGCCCTGGTTGCCCGCCGAGATGACCGCGCGCATCGTCGACGAGGTCGTGAAACCCGTTGCCGCCGAGATGGTTCGACGCGGTATCCCGTTCTCCGGTCTGCTGTACGCGGGCCTGGCGATCGGGTCGGACGGACCCGCCGTCGTCGAATTCAACTGCCGCTTCGGCGATCCGGAGACCCAGGCCGTGCTGGCTCTGCTCGAATCCCCACTCGGGCAGGCGTTGCACGCGACCGCGACCGGTACCCTCGCCGATCTGCCGCCACTGCAGTGGCGCGACGGCGCCGCGGTCACCGTGGTGGTCGCGGCGGAGAACTATCCCGGCAAGCCGCGGACCGGCGACATCATCACCGGTGCCGACGCCGACGGGGTGCTGCACGCCGGCACCGCGCTCAACGACGATGGCGCCGTCGTCTCCTCCGGCGGACGGGTTCTCGCCGTGGTGGGCACCGGCGCCGACCTCGCCGAGGCCCGCGAGCAGGCCTACGCGCGCATCGCGAACATCAAGCTCCCCGGTTCCCACTTCCGCAGCGACATCGGCCGCAACGCCCTCGAGGGCCGGATCGGCATCTGA
- a CDS encoding alpha/beta hydrolase, with the protein MTRVPPPTSDPDDRSSPDETRRAVVGRRAVLAAGLGAAALGVAACSSSTPPTSVQPRNLEGRADDELPVEASPPPVTGGPPLITGSFRSARMGGRDTRWAVARPNGVTGRLPVVVVLHALNTNEKSIFGPKLEMQTVMQQYVDAGNAPFALAAADVGRNYYHRRTDGTDGGAMILDEFLPMLAGNPDLDLSTERIGLFGWSMGGYGALRLAAMLGSPRVAAVAVSSPAMWADPRNFPPRAFDGIADYQANSLFGAQPKFAKIPLLINIGSSDQFYTYTRQWAAGLRPPAAFGTAAGGHTNRYWRSVLPEQVEFLGRNLAV; encoded by the coding sequence ATGACCCGAGTGCCGCCACCCACCAGCGATCCCGACGACCGCAGCAGTCCCGACGAGACCCGCCGCGCCGTCGTCGGTCGTCGTGCTGTCCTGGCGGCCGGACTCGGCGCCGCCGCGCTCGGGGTCGCCGCGTGCTCGAGCTCGACCCCGCCGACGTCCGTGCAGCCACGCAACCTGGAGGGCCGGGCCGACGACGAACTGCCGGTCGAGGCCTCGCCGCCGCCGGTCACCGGGGGTCCGCCGCTGATCACGGGCAGCTTCCGGTCCGCTCGGATGGGCGGCCGCGACACGCGGTGGGCTGTCGCCCGGCCGAACGGGGTCACGGGCAGGCTCCCCGTCGTCGTCGTCCTGCACGCGCTGAACACCAACGAGAAATCGATCTTCGGACCGAAGCTCGAGATGCAGACGGTGATGCAGCAGTACGTCGACGCCGGAAACGCGCCGTTCGCTCTGGCGGCCGCCGACGTCGGGCGCAATTACTACCACCGGCGCACCGACGGCACCGACGGCGGCGCCATGATCCTCGACGAATTCCTGCCGATGCTGGCCGGCAACCCCGACCTGGATCTGTCGACCGAGCGGATCGGGCTCTTCGGCTGGTCGATGGGCGGCTACGGCGCGCTGCGCCTGGCCGCGATGCTGGGGTCGCCGCGGGTCGCCGCGGTGGCGGTCAGCTCGCCCGCGATGTGGGCCGACCCGCGCAACTTCCCGCCTCGCGCCTTCGACGGCATCGCCGACTATCAGGCCAACTCGCTGTTCGGCGCCCAGCCGAAGTTCGCGAAGATCCCGCTGCTGATCAACATCGGCTCGAGCGACCAGTTCTACACCTACACGCGCCAGTGGGCCGCCGGTCTCCGCCCGCCCGCCGCCTTCGGGACCGCGGCCGGGGGTCACACCAACCGCTACTGGCGCAGCGTCCTGCCCGAGCAGGTCGAGTTCCTCGGGCGCAACCTGGCTGTCTGA
- a CDS encoding nucleoside deaminase, translating into MSPDDRDDIHLRRAIELAAQARARGDHPFGSLLVAPDGGVVAEGMNSVDTAGDPTGHAETNVVRAVGHLDLATRAELTLYTSTEPCAMCSGAIYWAGIGTVVYALGEDDLREMTGDDPANPTLAMPCRRIFDAGSRPIVVRGPVALDAAREVHAGFWQHG; encoded by the coding sequence ATGTCCCCCGACGACCGTGACGACATCCATCTCCGGCGTGCGATCGAGCTCGCCGCCCAGGCCCGCGCCCGCGGCGATCATCCGTTCGGCTCTCTTCTGGTGGCGCCGGACGGCGGCGTCGTGGCCGAAGGCATGAACTCCGTCGACACCGCGGGTGACCCGACCGGGCACGCCGAGACCAACGTCGTGCGCGCGGTGGGGCACCTCGACCTCGCGACCCGGGCCGAGCTGACGCTGTACACCAGCACCGAACCGTGCGCCATGTGCTCGGGAGCGATCTACTGGGCCGGGATCGGCACCGTCGTCTATGCACTCGGCGAGGACGACCTGCGGGAGATGACCGGCGACGACCCCGCGAATCCGACGCTGGCGATGCCGTGCCGCCGGATCTTCGACGCAGGCAGCCGACCGATCGTCGTCCGTGGTCCGGTCGCCCTCGACGCGGCACGCGAGGTCCATGCCGGATTCTGGCAACACGGTTGA
- a CDS encoding DUF6882 domain-containing protein, producing MQFDGLHAVADYAALYTCLRQVAFAGFLRERLGNFVARCDPAERAVVFTSTSPPGQDGQHDPFRSRAILIAVIETDAIVWGWAHPRGEPSGPASALRDVGARFGVDDFAVPRVPLPPNLSRDQITGYRTQAIDIVAAAAVESTGISPYWTARLDDGELAVYLLDDVALPEPSFADFATTMPTVMRSLAVNDHRVAIHGMAARRGWHISWRTGSDGGRSPICDVTDGESVAHVEFDRRARPVDFSCELVGQA from the coding sequence ATGCAGTTCGACGGCCTCCATGCTGTCGCCGATTACGCGGCGCTCTACACCTGTCTGCGACAGGTCGCGTTCGCCGGTTTCCTCCGCGAGCGGCTGGGGAACTTCGTAGCGCGCTGCGACCCGGCGGAGCGGGCCGTCGTCTTCACCTCGACATCCCCTCCCGGCCAGGATGGGCAGCACGATCCGTTCCGTTCGCGGGCCATCCTGATCGCGGTGATCGAAACGGACGCGATCGTGTGGGGCTGGGCTCATCCCCGCGGCGAACCGTCCGGTCCCGCATCCGCGCTACGGGACGTCGGTGCCCGATTCGGCGTCGACGACTTCGCCGTTCCCCGGGTGCCGTTGCCGCCCAACCTGTCCCGCGATCAGATCACCGGCTACCGGACGCAGGCGATCGACATCGTGGCCGCGGCCGCGGTCGAGAGCACCGGGATCAGTCCGTACTGGACGGCACGACTCGACGACGGGGAACTCGCGGTGTACCTCCTCGACGACGTCGCACTCCCCGAACCGAGCTTCGCCGACTTCGCCACGACGATGCCGACGGTGATGAGATCTCTTGCGGTCAACGATCATCGGGTGGCGATCCACGGGATGGCCGCGCGGCGCGGCTGGCACATCAGCTGGCGGACCGGTTCCGACGGCGGCCGGTCGCCGATCTGCGACGTCACCGACGGTGAGTCGGTGGCACACGTCGAGTTCGACCGGCGCGCGCGGCCCGTCGACTTCAGCTGTGAACTCGTCGGGCAGGCCTGA
- a CDS encoding TetR/AcrR family transcriptional regulator, whose protein sequence is MTSAATPKGARRRSRLIEAAGELLLEGGFDAVRHRAVAERAQLPLASTTYYFGSLDDLMAEAAANLCAHDEAAVSARCNALPRRHRGSAATAGVLADVFVGSDTTLQQLSARYEMIALAARHPLLRDVVAARGQSLALHHCEVLVKSHRVADPVHIAQLIGIEDGAIVGALSQTAVRPVDAVRDALLDIVDVLAPRE, encoded by the coding sequence ATGACCTCGGCAGCGACACCGAAGGGTGCGCGGCGGCGGTCTCGATTGATCGAGGCTGCCGGTGAGCTGTTGCTCGAAGGCGGCTTCGACGCCGTGCGTCATCGTGCGGTGGCCGAGCGCGCGCAGCTCCCGTTGGCGTCGACGACCTACTACTTCGGCTCGCTCGACGACCTCATGGCCGAGGCCGCCGCCAACCTGTGCGCGCACGACGAGGCCGCAGTCTCCGCGCGCTGCAACGCTCTTCCGCGACGACACCGGGGGAGCGCGGCGACGGCGGGCGTGCTCGCCGACGTCTTCGTCGGCTCCGACACCACCCTCCAGCAACTGTCCGCGCGATACGAGATGATCGCGCTCGCGGCGCGCCACCCCCTCCTGCGCGACGTCGTCGCCGCGCGGGGACAGTCGCTGGCCCTCCATCACTGCGAGGTGCTGGTCAAATCCCACCGTGTCGCCGACCCCGTGCACATCGCGCAACTGATCGGCATCGAAGACGGTGCCATCGTCGGCGCGCTCAGCCAGACCGCGGTGCGGCCCGTCGACGCCGTGCGCGACGCACTGCTCGACATCGTCGACGTCCTCGCCCCTCGGGAGTGA
- the purB gene encoding adenylosuccinate lyase: protein MSKPAIANVLASRYASADLAELWSATTKIELERRLWIAVLKAQRDLGIDVPADAIEDYERVVDQVDLASIAERERVTRHDVKARIEEFNALAGHEQIHKGMTSRDLTENVEQLQILRSLEHVHAHGVAVLARIVALAADYSSTVMAGRSHNVAAQATTLGKRFASAADELMIALTRLRELIDRYPLRGIKGPMGTSQDMLDLLGGDATKLADLEDRVAAHLGFARSFTSVGQIYPRSLDHDVVSALVQMAAAPSSLAHTIRLMAGHELVTEGFQPGQVGSSAMPHKMNTRSCERVNGLAVVLRGYGSMAAELAGAQWNEGDVFCSVVRRVALPDAFFAIDGLMETFLTVLAEFGAYPAVIANELDRYLPFLATTKVLMAAVRAGVGRETAHEAIKENAVAVALAMREEGREPDLLDRLAADDRLPLDRAQLDELLADKTAFVGAAEQQVADVIAAAEKIIGQYPDAAGYTPAPIL, encoded by the coding sequence GTGTCGAAGCCCGCCATCGCCAACGTCCTGGCCAGCCGCTATGCCTCCGCCGACCTCGCCGAGCTGTGGTCGGCGACCACCAAGATCGAACTCGAACGGCGACTGTGGATCGCGGTGCTGAAGGCTCAGCGCGACCTCGGCATCGACGTACCGGCGGACGCCATCGAGGATTACGAGCGCGTCGTCGACCAGGTCGACCTCGCGTCGATCGCCGAACGTGAACGGGTCACCCGCCACGACGTGAAGGCCCGGATCGAGGAGTTCAACGCCCTGGCCGGTCACGAGCAGATCCACAAGGGCATGACGAGCCGGGATCTCACCGAGAACGTCGAGCAGCTGCAGATCCTGCGGTCACTCGAGCATGTCCACGCGCACGGGGTCGCGGTGCTGGCCCGCATCGTCGCCCTGGCGGCCGACTACTCCTCGACGGTCATGGCCGGGCGCAGTCACAACGTCGCCGCCCAGGCGACCACCCTCGGCAAGCGGTTCGCCTCGGCGGCCGACGAACTCATGATCGCGCTGACCCGGCTGCGCGAGCTCATCGATCGCTATCCACTGCGCGGTATCAAGGGTCCGATGGGCACCTCGCAGGACATGCTCGACCTGCTCGGCGGCGACGCCACCAAACTCGCCGACCTCGAGGACCGCGTCGCCGCCCATCTCGGGTTCGCGCGCTCGTTCACCTCGGTCGGCCAGATCTACCCTCGTTCGCTCGACCACGATGTGGTCTCGGCTCTCGTGCAGATGGCCGCGGCGCCGTCGTCGCTGGCCCACACCATCCGACTGATGGCCGGCCACGAGCTCGTGACCGAGGGCTTCCAGCCCGGCCAGGTCGGCAGCTCGGCGATGCCGCACAAGATGAACACCCGCAGCTGTGAGCGCGTCAACGGGCTCGCCGTCGTGCTCCGGGGTTACGGCTCGATGGCCGCGGAACTGGCCGGCGCGCAATGGAACGAGGGCGACGTCTTCTGCTCGGTGGTGCGCCGCGTGGCCCTGCCCGACGCCTTCTTCGCGATCGACGGACTGATGGAGACCTTCCTGACCGTTCTCGCCGAGTTCGGCGCCTACCCGGCGGTGATCGCCAACGAACTCGACCGGTACCTGCCGTTCCTGGCGACCACGAAGGTCCTGATGGCCGCGGTCCGCGCCGGTGTCGGCCGGGAGACCGCGCACGAGGCGATCAAGGAGAACGCCGTCGCCGTCGCACTGGCCATGCGAGAGGAAGGGCGGGAACCCGACCTGCTCGACCGGCTCGCCGCCGACGATCGTCTTCCGCTCGACCGGGCCCAGCTCGACGAGCTGCTGGCCGACAAGACCGCCTTCGTGGGTGCCGCCGAGCAGCAGGTCGCCGATGTGATCGCGGCCGCGGAGAAGATCATCGGGCAGTACCCGGACGCCGCCGGTTACACGCCGGCGCCGATTCTCTAG
- a CDS encoding SelT/SelW/SelH family protein — protein sequence MSEPHITITYCTQCNWLLRASWMASELLNTFGTEIGSVTLVPGTGGVFVIDVDGTQIWERKRDGGFPGAPELKRRVRDTALPDWQLGHGDATAPE from the coding sequence ATGAGCGAGCCGCATATCACCATCACCTACTGCACGCAGTGCAACTGGCTGCTGCGAGCGTCGTGGATGGCCTCGGAACTGCTCAACACCTTCGGCACCGAGATCGGCTCGGTGACACTCGTCCCCGGCACCGGTGGCGTGTTCGTCATCGACGTCGACGGCACCCAGATCTGGGAACGCAAGCGTGACGGCGGCTTCCCCGGCGCTCCCGAACTCAAACGGCGGGTCCGCGACACCGCCCTGCCGGACTGGCAGCTCGGGCACGGCGACGCCACCGCGCCAGAATGA
- a CDS encoding phosphoribosylaminoimidazolesuccinocarboxamide synthase, which produces MRPELQSYRHLASGKVREIYEIDADTLLLVASDRISAYDHVLSPAIPDKGRILTAMSFYWFDELGVPNHLAGGPTDDRIPARVLGRSMVVRRLPMVQVECVARGYLTGSGLLDYQATGAVCGVELPAGLAEASKLPEPIFTPATKAEQGEHDENISFERVVEQEGQELAQALRSATLDIYARGAAVAAERGIILADTKFEFGRGADGELVLADEVLTPDSSRYWEAATYEPGKVQPSFDKQIVRNWLTSAESGWDRASDEAPPELPDDVVDRTRQRYIDAYEWISQKSFADWPDAEVVS; this is translated from the coding sequence ATGCGTCCTGAACTGCAGTCCTACCGGCATCTGGCGTCGGGGAAGGTCCGCGAGATCTACGAGATCGACGCCGACACCCTGCTGCTGGTGGCGTCCGACCGGATCTCGGCCTACGACCACGTCCTCAGTCCCGCGATCCCCGACAAGGGACGCATATTGACGGCGATGAGCTTCTACTGGTTCGACGAGCTCGGGGTGCCCAACCACCTGGCCGGCGGGCCGACCGACGACCGTATCCCGGCACGTGTGCTGGGCCGGTCGATGGTGGTCCGCCGACTGCCCATGGTGCAGGTCGAATGCGTCGCCCGCGGCTACCTGACCGGCTCGGGCCTGCTCGACTACCAGGCGACCGGAGCGGTGTGCGGCGTCGAACTGCCGGCAGGTCTGGCGGAGGCGAGCAAGCTGCCCGAACCGATCTTCACCCCGGCCACCAAGGCGGAGCAGGGTGAGCACGACGAGAACATCAGTTTCGAGCGGGTCGTCGAGCAGGAGGGGCAGGAGCTGGCGCAGGCGTTGCGGTCGGCCACACTCGACATCTACGCACGCGGCGCGGCGGTCGCCGCCGAGCGCGGAATCATCCTCGCCGACACCAAGTTCGAGTTCGGCCGCGGGGCCGACGGGGAACTCGTCCTGGCCGACGAGGTGCTCACCCCCGACTCGTCGCGGTACTGGGAGGCCGCCACCTACGAGCCGGGCAAGGTGCAGCCGAGCTTCGACAAGCAGATCGTGCGGAATTGGCTCACGAGTGCGGAATCCGGTTGGGACAGAGCGTCCGACGAGGCGCCGCCGGAGCTGCCCGACGACGTCGTCGACCGCACGCGCCAGCGTTACATTGATGCCTACGAGTGGATCTCGCAGAAGTCCTTTGCCGACTGGCCCGACGCGGAGGTGGTCTCGTGA